One Actinosynnema pretiosum DNA segment encodes these proteins:
- a CDS encoding Rossmann-fold NAD(P)-binding domain-containing protein has protein sequence MERAVGIGSALVLGGTGMLKGCSAELVEQGWQVVLPSRRARLAPGQAVREAVRRRGHVPTPRASAGGTGGSVVEVAADWSRPQELAGLVGDALLRPAGLLVAWVHDSYRVPVLEAVAPLLEAGAPVVEVHDISAVSPTGGLPEPVLPGHPTQQVVLGFVRRDGRTRWLSHEQTASGVMEAVRRALAGDPPSVRQVGEVDTWEVRY, from the coding sequence ATGGAGCGGGCGGTCGGCATCGGGAGCGCGCTGGTGCTGGGGGGTACCGGGATGCTCAAGGGGTGCTCGGCCGAGCTGGTCGAGCAGGGCTGGCAGGTGGTGCTGCCGTCGCGGCGGGCGAGGTTGGCGCCGGGCCAGGCGGTGCGGGAGGCGGTGCGCCGTCGCGGGCACGTGCCGACGCCGCGCGCCTCGGCGGGCGGGACGGGCGGGTCCGTCGTGGAGGTCGCGGCCGACTGGTCGCGCCCGCAGGAGCTCGCCGGCCTGGTCGGCGACGCGCTGCTGCGACCCGCCGGGCTGCTGGTGGCGTGGGTGCACGACAGCTACCGGGTCCCGGTGCTGGAGGCGGTCGCGCCCCTGCTGGAGGCGGGCGCGCCGGTGGTGGAGGTGCACGACATCAGCGCGGTCAGCCCCACCGGGGGCCTGCCGGAGCCGGTGCTGCCGGGGCACCCGACGCAGCAGGTCGTGCTCGGGTTCGTCCGGCGGGACGGTCGGACCCGCTGGCTCAGCCACGAGCAGACCGCGAGCGGCGTGATGGAGGCGGTGCGCCGGGCGCTGGCGGGCGACCCGCCCTCGGTGCGCCAGGTCGGCGAGGTCGACACCTGGGAGGTCCGCTACTAG
- a CDS encoding GNAT family N-acetyltransferase, with product MTVARGLADAQSARLAGIDPVLPPMIAPLDGDVVTAALPDGTRVAGVLQQQVHERNSPARLWSATEVWELTPLLGGAGPAGMDALMRAWRRRMELVGPAERDSACVLTWPSRDVESGSVLMDHGMVPLSVVAVRRGPAPASRSGSLVIRRAKPSDLEAVLELAMAELRYSSMVGSTVNRPEAVALKRRALAERLAAGGPTWLAEREGVAVGLAECAMVLSEPGNSASTRLPPGRWGYVNCVSVLPGARGSGVGQQLMAHVHRELHRMGAVGTYLYYNPPNPLSSVFWPRQGYRPLWTMWEVRPAGALR from the coding sequence ATGACGGTCGCGCGGGGGCTGGCGGATGCGCAGAGCGCGCGGCTGGCCGGGATCGACCCGGTGCTGCCCCCGATGATCGCGCCGCTGGACGGGGACGTGGTCACGGCCGCGCTCCCCGACGGGACGCGGGTCGCGGGGGTGCTCCAGCAGCAGGTGCACGAGCGGAACTCGCCCGCTCGGCTGTGGTCGGCCACCGAGGTGTGGGAGCTGACGCCGCTGCTGGGCGGCGCGGGGCCTGCGGGCATGGACGCGCTGATGCGGGCGTGGCGCAGGCGGATGGAGCTGGTCGGACCGGCCGAGCGGGACTCGGCGTGCGTGCTGACCTGGCCGAGCCGGGACGTCGAGTCGGGCTCGGTGCTGATGGACCACGGGATGGTGCCGCTGTCGGTGGTGGCGGTGCGGCGGGGGCCCGCGCCCGCCTCCCGGAGCGGGTCGCTGGTGATCCGGCGGGCCAAGCCGTCGGACCTGGAGGCGGTGCTGGAGCTGGCAATGGCCGAGCTGCGGTACTCGTCGATGGTGGGGTCGACGGTGAACCGGCCGGAGGCGGTCGCGCTGAAGCGGCGGGCGCTGGCCGAGCGGCTGGCCGCGGGCGGGCCGACGTGGCTAGCCGAGCGGGAGGGGGTCGCGGTCGGGCTGGCCGAGTGCGCGATGGTCCTCTCGGAGCCGGGCAACTCGGCGTCGACCCGGCTGCCGCCGGGGCGGTGGGGGTACGTGAACTGCGTGTCGGTGCTGCCGGGGGCGCGGGGGTCGGGCGTCGGGCAGCAGCTGATGGCGCACGTGCACCGCGAGCTGCACCGGATGGGCGCGGTGGGCACGTACCTCTACTACAACCCGCCGAACCCCCTGTCGTCGGTGTTCTGGCCCCGCCAGGGCTACCGGCCGCTGTGGACGATGTGGGAGGTCCGCCCCGCGGGGGCGCTGCGCTGA
- the rpsA gene encoding 30S ribosomal protein S1 codes for MSTDTTTVPAAVAPKQVAINDIGTEEDFLAAIDKTIKYFNDGDIVEGTIVKVDRDEVLLDIGYKTEGVIPSRELSIKHDVDPNEVVKVGDEVEALVLQKEDKEGRLILSKKRAQYERAWGTIEALKEKDEPVKGTVIEVVKGGLILDIGLRGFLPASLVEMRRVRDLQPYVGRELEAKIIELDKNRNNVVLSRRAWLEQTQSEVRSEFLNQLQKGQVRKGVVSSIVNFGAFVDLGGVDGLVHVSELSWKHIDHPSEVVEVGQEVTVEVLDVDMERERVSLSLKATQEDPWRQFARTHAIGQIVPGKVTKLVPFGAFVRVDEGIEGLVHISELAERHVEIPEQVVQVGDDVMVKVIDIDLDRRRISLSLKQANEGFTVDSEFDPTQYGMAAEYDDQGNYIYPEGFDPETQEWQEGFDKQREEWERQYAEAHTRYEAHMKQVAKAAAAEEEAAGETNYSSGGDAPAASSGGAPAQAGGTLASDEQLAALREKLSGGM; via the coding sequence ATGTCCACCGACACCACCACTGTCCCGGCTGCCGTCGCGCCGAAGCAGGTCGCTATCAACGATATCGGGACGGAGGAGGACTTCCTCGCCGCTATCGACAAGACCATCAAGTACTTCAACGATGGCGATATCGTCGAGGGCACGATCGTCAAGGTCGACCGGGACGAGGTCCTGCTCGACATCGGCTACAAGACCGAGGGCGTCATCCCCTCGCGCGAGTTGTCGATCAAGCACGACGTGGACCCCAACGAGGTCGTCAAGGTCGGCGACGAGGTTGAGGCCCTTGTTCTCCAGAAGGAGGACAAGGAGGGGCGTCTGATCCTGTCGAAGAAGCGCGCCCAGTACGAGCGCGCCTGGGGCACCATCGAGGCCCTCAAGGAGAAGGACGAGCCCGTCAAGGGCACCGTCATCGAGGTCGTCAAGGGCGGCCTCATCCTGGACATCGGCCTCCGGGGCTTCCTCCCGGCCTCGCTCGTCGAGATGCGCCGCGTCCGCGACCTGCAGCCGTACGTCGGCCGCGAGCTCGAAGCCAAGATCATCGAGCTGGACAAGAACCGCAACAACGTGGTCCTGTCCCGCCGCGCCTGGCTGGAGCAGACGCAGTCCGAGGTCCGCAGCGAGTTCCTCAACCAGCTGCAGAAGGGCCAGGTCCGCAAGGGCGTCGTGTCCTCCATCGTCAACTTCGGCGCCTTCGTGGACCTGGGTGGCGTGGACGGCCTCGTGCACGTCTCCGAGCTCTCCTGGAAGCACATCGACCACCCCTCCGAGGTCGTCGAGGTCGGCCAGGAGGTCACGGTCGAGGTCCTGGACGTCGACATGGAGCGCGAGCGCGTCTCCCTGTCGCTGAAGGCGACCCAGGAAGACCCGTGGCGCCAGTTCGCCCGCACCCACGCGATCGGCCAGATCGTGCCGGGCAAGGTCACCAAGCTGGTTCCGTTCGGCGCGTTCGTCCGCGTGGACGAGGGCATCGAGGGCCTGGTCCACATCTCCGAGCTGGCCGAGCGCCACGTGGAGATCCCGGAGCAGGTCGTGCAGGTCGGCGACGACGTCATGGTCAAGGTCATCGACATCGACCTGGACCGCCGCCGGATCTCGCTGTCGCTCAAGCAGGCCAACGAGGGCTTCACGGTCGACTCCGAGTTCGACCCGACCCAGTACGGCATGGCCGCCGAGTACGACGACCAGGGGAACTACATCTACCCCGAGGGCTTCGACCCGGAGACCCAGGAGTGGCAGGAAGGCTTCGACAAGCAGCGCGAGGAGTGGGAGCGGCAGTACGCCGAGGCCCACACGCGCTACGAGGCCCACATGAAGCAGGTCGCCAAGGCCGCCGCTGCCGAGGAAGAGGCCGCGGGCGAGACCAACTACTCGTCCGGTGGCGACGCCCCGGCCGCGTCGTCGGGTGGCGCTCCGGCTCAGGCCGGCGGCACGCTGGCCAGCGACGAGCAGCTCGCGGCGCTCCGCGAGAAGCTGTCGGGCGGCATGTGA
- a CDS encoding Gfo/Idh/MocA family protein encodes MRRYAVVGTGARARVHVAAVERYGVLVGLADPNPVRIAAHNRLLAAPVPAYRAADFTTMLAEQSVDVAVVTTVDRHHAHYVVAALEAGCDVITEKPMTTDPEGAAAVADAVARTGRRVDVAFNYRYHPVHERVAGLLAGGVVGRVGSVHFEWFLDVRHGADYFRRWHRDKASSGGLLVHKSTHHFDLVNWWLGAAPVSAYAQGSLFFYGEESGKRHGRHRDYARVHGSPEADGDPFALRLAEDGWLRELYLDAEPEDGYQRDQNPFAPGVTIEDDLAVLVRYDTGASMTYHLTAYSPKEGYRVVFNGDAGRLELEVVETSWVSGQHAAGEPGWVRLIAQPLFGRASELPTEHGGGHHLADQRMTAQLYGPPVPDPLGRRADHADGIRSLLTGFAANRSLATGQPVAVADLL; translated from the coding sequence ATGCGGCGGTATGCGGTGGTCGGGACCGGGGCGCGGGCTCGGGTGCACGTCGCGGCCGTCGAGCGGTACGGGGTGCTCGTCGGGCTCGCGGATCCGAACCCCGTCCGGATCGCCGCGCACAACCGGCTGCTCGCCGCGCCCGTCCCCGCGTACCGGGCCGCCGACTTCACCACCATGCTCGCCGAGCAGTCGGTGGACGTCGCCGTGGTCACCACCGTCGACCGGCACCACGCGCACTACGTCGTCGCCGCCCTCGAAGCCGGGTGCGACGTGATCACCGAGAAGCCCATGACCACCGATCCCGAGGGCGCCGCCGCGGTCGCGGACGCCGTGGCGCGGACCGGGCGGCGGGTCGACGTCGCGTTCAACTACCGCTACCACCCGGTGCACGAGCGGGTCGCCGGGCTGCTCGCGGGCGGGGTGGTCGGGCGGGTCGGGTCGGTGCACTTCGAGTGGTTCCTCGACGTGCGGCACGGCGCCGACTACTTCCGCCGCTGGCACCGCGACAAGGCGTCCTCCGGCGGGCTGCTCGTGCACAAGTCCACCCACCACTTCGACCTGGTCAACTGGTGGCTCGGCGCCGCGCCGGTCAGCGCGTACGCCCAGGGCTCGCTGTTCTTCTACGGCGAGGAGAGCGGCAAGCGGCACGGGCGGCACCGGGACTACGCGCGCGTGCACGGCTCGCCCGAGGCGGACGGCGACCCGTTCGCGCTGCGCCTCGCCGAGGACGGGTGGCTGCGCGAGCTGTACCTGGACGCCGAGCCCGAGGACGGCTACCAGCGCGACCAGAACCCGTTCGCGCCCGGCGTCACCATCGAGGACGACCTGGCCGTCCTGGTCCGGTACGACACCGGGGCGAGCATGACCTACCACCTGACGGCGTACTCGCCGAAGGAGGGCTACCGCGTGGTGTTCAACGGCGACGCGGGCAGGCTGGAGCTGGAGGTGGTCGAGACCTCCTGGGTGAGCGGCCAGCACGCGGCGGGCGAGCCGGGCTGGGTGCGCTTGATCGCGCAGCCGCTGTTCGGCCGGGCAAGCGAGCTGCCGACCGAGCACGGCGGCGGCCACCACCTGGCCGACCAGCGGATGACCGCCCAGCTCTACGGCCCCCCGGTCCCGGACCCGCTCGGCCGCCGCGCCGACCACGCCGACGGCATCCGCTCGCTCCTCACCGGCTTCGCCGCGAACCGCAGCCTGGCCACCGGCCAACCGGTCGCGGTCGCCGACCTGCTCTGA
- a CDS encoding TetR/AcrR family transcriptional regulator: MTAAASPGRPQATRPRRTAATKQKLFDAALRLVGERGAAGVTVDEIAAGAGVAKGTVYYNFGSKDALVDAMLRHGVDLLAERLRVSEDAEPPEAVAALVEGMLGFFGEYPAFAQLLVSELWRTPGQWHGTLSLLRDDIVSIVRAQVQRLADLGRLPDGVQVGTASAALFGTLLVVALDWQVFQPERELAEVRDSVLALVRGLT; the protein is encoded by the coding sequence GTGACCGCCGCCGCCTCGCCGGGCAGGCCGCAGGCCACCCGACCCCGCCGCACGGCGGCGACCAAGCAGAAGCTGTTCGACGCGGCGCTGCGGCTGGTCGGGGAGCGCGGCGCGGCGGGCGTCACGGTGGACGAGATCGCCGCGGGGGCCGGGGTCGCCAAGGGCACCGTGTACTACAACTTCGGCAGCAAGGACGCGCTGGTGGACGCCATGCTGCGGCACGGCGTCGACCTGCTGGCGGAGCGGCTGCGGGTCTCGGAGGACGCCGAGCCGCCGGAGGCCGTGGCCGCGCTGGTCGAGGGGATGCTGGGGTTCTTCGGCGAGTACCCGGCGTTCGCGCAGCTGCTGGTGAGCGAGCTGTGGCGCACGCCGGGGCAGTGGCACGGGACGCTCAGCCTGCTGCGGGACGACATCGTGTCGATCGTGCGGGCGCAGGTGCAGCGGCTGGCCGACCTGGGTCGGCTGCCCGACGGGGTGCAGGTGGGCACGGCGTCGGCGGCGCTGTTCGGCACGCTGCTGGTGGTGGCGCTGGACTGGCAGGTGTTCCAGCCGGAGCGGGAGCTGGCCGAGGTCAGGGACTCGGTGCTCGCGCTGGTGCGCGGGCTGACCTGA
- a CDS encoding P-loop NTPase family protein yields the protein MRINARRVGVTGAHGPLLRPTSLAITPGEPLLVAGDPGDGHTAFALVVSGRMKPSTGEVDVPARELRARVALVDSPDVTAPEPALSLAAVVGEELAVNRRPSGRKAVHDWLAAQHADHWAAARFENVPAAVRCALLLELAAERPGVDTLVLDSPDRHHPDPAAWWALARERATPERSVVVLCTTASAALLGVPAARLGADNSPQTQSENEL from the coding sequence GTGCGGATCAACGCCCGGCGCGTCGGCGTCACCGGCGCCCACGGCCCACTGCTGCGCCCCACCAGCCTCGCCATCACCCCCGGCGAGCCGCTGCTGGTGGCGGGCGACCCCGGTGACGGGCACACCGCGTTCGCGCTGGTCGTCTCCGGTCGGATGAAGCCGAGCACCGGCGAGGTCGACGTGCCCGCCCGCGAGCTGCGCGCCAGGGTCGCCCTGGTCGACTCGCCCGACGTGACCGCGCCCGAGCCCGCGCTGTCGCTGGCCGCCGTGGTCGGCGAGGAGCTCGCGGTCAACCGCAGGCCCAGCGGGCGCAAGGCCGTGCACGACTGGCTCGCCGCCCAGCACGCCGACCACTGGGCCGCCGCCCGCTTCGAGAACGTCCCCGCCGCCGTGCGCTGCGCCCTGCTGCTGGAGCTGGCCGCCGAGCGCCCCGGCGTGGACACCCTCGTCCTGGACTCCCCCGACCGGCACCACCCCGACCCGGCCGCCTGGTGGGCGCTGGCGCGCGAGCGCGCGACCCCGGAGCGGTCCGTCGTGGTGCTGTGCACGACCGCCTCCGCCGCGCTGCTGGGCGTGCCCGCCGCGCGCCTGGGCGCCGACAACTCCCCCCAGACCCAGTCGGAGAACGAGCTGTGA
- a CDS encoding class I SAM-dependent methyltransferase translates to MSDQHVSAERALGTTGVAQRFADAEESRSANRLWWDADADDYHAQHGDFLGAADFVWCPEGVRESEARYLGQVTGKRVLEIGCGSAPCSRWLAAQGAEPVGLDISAGMLRHAVAAAGRTGIAVPLVQASADQLPFADASFDAACSAFGAVPFVADVASVFDEVARVLRPGAPWVFAVNHPMRWIFPDDPGPAGLTVTHSYFDRTPYVEVDDDGRATYVEHHRTLGDYVRALVASGFELVDVVEPEWPAGHTRTWGQWSPLRGGLFPGTVILRTRRT, encoded by the coding sequence GTGTCCGACCAGCACGTGAGCGCGGAGCGCGCGCTCGGCACCACCGGAGTGGCCCAGCGGTTCGCCGACGCGGAGGAGTCCCGCTCCGCCAATCGGCTCTGGTGGGACGCCGATGCGGACGACTACCACGCCCAGCACGGTGATTTCCTGGGGGCCGCGGACTTCGTCTGGTGTCCCGAGGGAGTGCGCGAATCCGAGGCCCGTTACCTCGGTCAGGTGACCGGCAAGCGGGTGCTGGAGATCGGTTGCGGGTCGGCCCCGTGCTCCCGCTGGCTGGCCGCGCAGGGCGCCGAGCCGGTCGGGCTGGACATCTCGGCGGGGATGCTGCGGCACGCGGTGGCGGCGGCCGGGCGGACCGGGATCGCCGTGCCGCTGGTGCAGGCGAGCGCGGACCAGCTGCCGTTCGCGGACGCGAGCTTCGACGCGGCCTGCTCGGCGTTCGGCGCGGTGCCGTTCGTGGCGGACGTGGCGTCGGTCTTCGACGAGGTGGCCCGCGTGCTGCGGCCGGGGGCGCCGTGGGTGTTCGCGGTGAACCACCCGATGAGGTGGATCTTCCCGGACGACCCCGGTCCGGCCGGGCTGACCGTGACGCACTCGTACTTCGACCGGACGCCGTACGTCGAGGTGGACGACGACGGGCGCGCCACGTACGTGGAGCACCACCGGACGCTGGGCGACTACGTGCGGGCGCTGGTGGCCTCGGGCTTCGAGCTGGTCGACGTGGTCGAGCCGGAGTGGCCCGCGGGGCACACCAGGACGTGGGGGCAGTGGAGCCCGCTGCGCGGCGGGCTGTTCCCGGGCACCGTGATCTTGCGGACGCGCAGGACGTAA
- a CDS encoding P-loop NTPase family protein, with product MSLLGPSDELPLTPRRVLVAGTSGSGKTTPPGRIGESLGLPHVELDSLFRGPGQQPRPEFADDVRALAARPRWVTEWQHHDARPVLAARADLPVRLDHPRAAALRRLVRRTALRRVADTVLWSGKAKPPLYTVFTDREHVVRWAWNAHGGTRHHVDVLRACGGPAPVLVRLRGQHEVDEWRSGPLRRVAGYGPDGRATPVERWRGAGVQRFAISHCRAVRGRGEESVR from the coding sequence GTGTCGCTGCTGGGACCCTCGGACGAGTTGCCGCTGACCCCGCGCCGCGTGCTGGTCGCAGGCACGTCCGGCTCCGGGAAGACCACCCCGCCCGGCCGGATCGGCGAGTCGCTCGGCCTTCCGCACGTCGAGCTGGACTCCCTCTTCCGCGGCCCCGGCCAGCAGCCCCGCCCCGAGTTCGCCGACGACGTGCGCGCGCTGGCCGCCCGCCCCCGCTGGGTCACCGAGTGGCAGCACCACGACGCCCGCCCGGTCCTCGCCGCGCGCGCCGACCTGCCCGTCCGGCTCGACCACCCGCGCGCCGCGGCCCTGCGCCGCCTCGTCCGGCGCACCGCCCTGCGCCGGGTCGCGGACACGGTCCTGTGGAGCGGCAAGGCGAAACCACCCCTTTACACGGTGTTCACCGATCGGGAACACGTGGTTCGCTGGGCGTGGAACGCGCACGGTGGCACCCGCCACCACGTCGACGTCCTCCGCGCCTGCGGCGGACCGGCGCCGGTGCTGGTGCGGCTGCGCGGTCAGCACGAGGTCGACGAGTGGCGATCGGGGCCACTCCGGCGCGTGGCGGGGTACGGGCCAGACGGGAGAGCCACCCCGGTGGAGCGGTGGCGCGGGGCCGGGGTGCAGCGGTTCGCGATCTCGCACTGCCGCGCGGTGCGGGGGCGCGGGGAGGAGTCGGTTCGGTGA
- a CDS encoding YhgE/Pip family protein: protein MTSLRMALNELRRVTSGRLPRLAVVALALVPLLYASMYLYANKDPYSHLDNLPAALVVADRGSDDGSGATENAGREVADELLRGHRFDWREVGEDDAERGVRDGEYAFALTLPEDFSQALTSSGRFTPRQGVLVLTTNDANNYLGSTIANQVVSEVRRSVSAKVGTQAADRFLLGFSTVREKTEQAARGATELADGQRTALDGAQKLADGTGTLASGAAELASGTGQLRSSTSDLPRSAQQLADGAKQVSDGTEQAARTAEQYAAEARTLVADLGKADADLVARLRERGFTDEQVQQVETVLGTVRTPVNDANTKVQDTAGQLRTLANGAKKVSDGAAKLASSTPALTGAIGKLDDGAKQLSGGAGQVRDGAGSLREGEQKLVDGTEQLRSGLTEGAEQIPHPDDPTRESTAGTIGDPVTVRGVSQTTAGSYGAGLAPFFLSLATWIGAFVLFLLLRPLSRRGLASGQAAVRVALGGWLPGALLGVAQVVVMYSVVTLVVDIRPSHPVGALLFLFLASATFVAVLHALNALLGAVGKFLGLVMLILQLVSAGGTFPWQTIPEPLYPLHHGLPMSYAVDGLRHLMYGGELGPVWSDATVLGCYLVGALALSTLAAYKQRVWTPSRLKPELVL, encoded by the coding sequence GTGACCTCCCTGCGCATGGCGCTGAACGAGCTGCGCCGCGTCACCTCGGGCAGGCTGCCCAGGCTGGCCGTGGTGGCGCTCGCCCTGGTGCCGCTGCTGTACGCGTCGATGTACCTGTACGCCAACAAGGACCCGTACTCGCACCTGGACAACCTGCCCGCCGCGCTGGTCGTCGCCGACCGGGGCTCCGACGACGGCTCCGGCGCCACCGAGAACGCCGGGCGCGAGGTCGCCGACGAGCTGCTGCGCGGCCACAGGTTCGACTGGCGCGAGGTGGGCGAGGACGACGCCGAGCGGGGCGTGCGCGACGGCGAGTACGCGTTCGCGCTGACCCTGCCCGAGGACTTCTCGCAGGCGCTGACCTCGTCCGGCCGGTTCACCCCGCGCCAGGGCGTGCTCGTGCTCACCACCAACGACGCCAACAACTACCTGGGCAGCACGATCGCGAACCAGGTGGTGTCCGAGGTGCGCCGCTCGGTGTCGGCGAAGGTCGGCACGCAGGCCGCCGACCGGTTCCTGCTGGGCTTCTCGACCGTGAGGGAGAAGACCGAGCAGGCCGCGAGGGGCGCGACCGAGCTGGCCGACGGGCAGCGGACCGCGCTGGACGGCGCGCAGAAGCTCGCCGACGGCACCGGGACCCTGGCCAGCGGCGCGGCCGAGCTGGCGAGCGGCACCGGGCAGCTGCGCAGCAGCACCTCCGACCTGCCGCGCTCGGCGCAGCAGCTCGCGGACGGGGCCAAGCAGGTCTCGGACGGCACGGAGCAGGCCGCGAGGACCGCCGAGCAGTACGCCGCCGAGGCCCGGACCCTCGTCGCGGACCTCGGCAAGGCCGACGCCGACCTGGTGGCGCGGCTGCGCGAGCGCGGGTTCACCGACGAGCAGGTGCAGCAGGTGGAGACCGTGCTCGGGACCGTGCGCACGCCCGTGAACGACGCGAACACCAAGGTCCAGGACACCGCCGGTCAGCTGCGGACCCTGGCGAACGGCGCGAAGAAGGTCTCCGACGGGGCCGCGAAGCTCGCCTCCAGCACGCCCGCGCTGACCGGCGCGATCGGCAAGCTGGACGACGGCGCGAAGCAGCTCTCCGGCGGCGCGGGCCAGGTCCGGGACGGCGCCGGGTCGCTGCGCGAGGGCGAGCAGAAGCTCGTGGACGGGACCGAGCAGCTCAGGTCCGGGCTGACCGAGGGCGCCGAGCAGATCCCGCACCCCGACGACCCGACGCGCGAGTCCACGGCGGGCACCATCGGCGACCCGGTGACCGTGCGCGGGGTCAGCCAGACCACGGCGGGCAGCTACGGCGCGGGCCTCGCCCCGTTCTTCCTGAGCCTGGCCACCTGGATCGGCGCGTTCGTGCTGTTCCTGCTGCTGCGCCCGCTGTCGCGGCGCGGGCTGGCGTCCGGGCAGGCGGCGGTGCGGGTGGCGCTCGGCGGGTGGCTGCCGGGGGCGCTGCTGGGCGTGGCGCAGGTCGTGGTCATGTACTCGGTGGTGACGCTGGTCGTCGACATCCGGCCCAGCCACCCGGTGGGGGCGCTGCTGTTCCTGTTCCTGGCGTCGGCGACGTTCGTGGCCGTGCTGCACGCGCTCAACGCGCTGCTCGGCGCGGTCGGCAAGTTCCTGGGGCTGGTCATGCTGATCCTGCAGCTGGTCAGCGCGGGCGGCACGTTCCCGTGGCAGACCATCCCCGAGCCGCTGTACCCGCTGCACCACGGGCTGCCGATGAGCTACGCCGTCGACGGGCTGCGGCACCTGATGTACGGCGGCGAGCTGGGACCGGTGTGGTCGGACGCGACCGTGCTGGGCTGCTACCTGGTCGGGGCGCTTGCCCTGTCGACGCTGGCCGCGTACAAGCAGCGGGTGTGGACGCCCTCTCGCCTCAAGCCGGAACTCGTGCTGTGA